A window of the Lactuca sativa cultivar Salinas chromosome 5, Lsat_Salinas_v11, whole genome shotgun sequence genome harbors these coding sequences:
- the LOC111907235 gene encoding uncharacterized protein LOC111907235: MATFSGLEIGLSFVCGCVLLGCAAELYYILWWKKRRIDIENQNLKLSFSSCSSNYTPTHLSSYISCWKNLNSSEPTKTQEKQQDPEMGLVEDLVLMGSEEESFDLELMRLHNLHGPPRFLTTINEETKEDLESERSRKGSRTRSLSDLLVHFDTPQASPPLKASQLLNPESFQFHHHGFNPLYDIDINKVGSSPPPTFKFLRDAEEKLLRRLMELESEKEANSSAKMVEKDGSVKLVESKGKIQQSHQISAASKVIPLSSSPSNNE, from the coding sequence ATGGCAACTTTTAGTGGTTTAGAAATTGGTTTGAGTTTTGTATGCGGGTGTGTTCTCTTAGGCTGTGCTGCAGAGCTCTACTATATTCTATGGTGGAAGAAAAGAAGAATTGATATTGAGAACCAAAATCTAAAGCTATctttttcttcttgttcttccAATTATACCCCTACTCACCTCTCCTCCTACATTTCCTGTTGGAAAAACCTTAATTCTTCAGAACCCACAAAAACCCAAGAAAAACAACAAGATCCAGAGATGGGTTTGGTGGAAGATCTGGTTTTAATGGGTTCTGAAGAAGAAAGTTTCGATCTTGAACTCATGAGGCTGCATAATCTCCATGGACCTCCAAGGTTTTTAACCACCATTAATGAAGAAACCAAAGAGGATTTGGAATCAGAGAGGAGTAGAAAAGGGTCAAGAACCAGAAGTTTGAGTGATCTTCTTGTTCATTTCGATACCCCACAAGCTTCACCGCCATTGAAGGCGTCACAGTTGCTAAATCCGGAAAGTTTTCAATTTCATCACCATGGATTTAATCCGCTTTATGATATTGATATTAACAAGGTCGGATCTTCACCACCTCCCACGTTCAAGTTCTTGAGAGATGCAGAGgagaagcttttgagaagattgATGGAATTAGAGTCTGAAAAAGAGGCGAATTCTTCTGCGAAAATGGTGGAGAAAGATGGCTCTGTAAAATTGGTCGAAAGTAAGGGAAAGATTCAACAAAGTCATCAAATTTCAGCTGCTTCAAAGGTGATTCCATTGTCGTCTTCGCCATCAAACAATGAGTGA